One Longimicrobium sp. genomic window carries:
- a CDS encoding cobalamin B12-binding domain-containing protein, protein MTLDEARERYLAAVLEGSRRTAFGVVDEAFRDGIGLRELYLGVFQPAMRDIGRLWQENRITVADEHLATAITQAAMARLYDELFRGGGAAGPLLIAACADTERHELGLRMICDVLEMEGWDTVFLGATVPIEDLVAMVRERRPHVVALSASISPHLPRVRATIDAIREAMPGAAPLIAVGGRAFADDPGLAERLGADLTAADAVQAARLLKERVSV, encoded by the coding sequence GTGACGCTGGACGAGGCGCGCGAGCGCTACCTGGCCGCCGTGCTCGAGGGAAGCCGCAGGACGGCCTTCGGGGTGGTGGACGAGGCGTTCCGCGACGGAATCGGGCTGCGCGAGCTGTACCTGGGGGTGTTCCAGCCGGCCATGCGCGACATCGGCCGGCTGTGGCAGGAAAACCGCATCACCGTGGCCGACGAGCACCTGGCCACGGCCATCACCCAGGCCGCCATGGCGCGGCTGTACGACGAGCTGTTCCGCGGCGGGGGAGCGGCCGGGCCGCTGCTGATCGCCGCCTGCGCCGACACCGAGCGGCACGAGCTGGGGCTGCGGATGATCTGCGACGTGCTGGAGATGGAGGGCTGGGACACGGTGTTCCTGGGCGCCACCGTGCCCATCGAAGACCTGGTGGCGATGGTGCGCGAGCGGCGGCCGCACGTGGTGGCGCTCTCGGCGAGCATCTCGCCGCACCTGCCGCGGGTGCGCGCGACGATCGACGCCATCCGCGAGGCCATGCCCGGCGCCGCCCCGCTGATCGCCGTCGGCGGGCGCGCCTTCGCCGACGATCCCGGGCTGGCGGAACGCCTGGGTGCCGACCTCACCGCGGCGGACGCGGTGCAGGCGGCCCGGCTGCTGAAGGAGAGAGTATCGGTATGA
- a CDS encoding antibiotic biosynthesis monooxygenase, translated as MFVFISHLTVPEADRGELERHFRQRSGLVDGFPGFLYLQLLRPQAGEATHTFLTAWESREAFREYMRSREHAVSHAREPGEIMGRTEVRHEAFEVLMDSRAQPEWLA; from the coding sequence ATGTTTGTGTTCATCTCTCACCTTACCGTACCCGAAGCCGACCGCGGAGAGCTGGAGCGCCACTTTCGCCAGCGCTCCGGCCTGGTGGACGGCTTTCCCGGATTTCTGTACCTGCAGCTGCTGCGGCCGCAGGCCGGCGAGGCCACGCACACCTTTCTCACCGCGTGGGAAAGCCGCGAGGCCTTTCGTGAATACATGCGAAGCCGCGAGCACGCCGTGTCGCACGCGCGGGAGCCGGGAGAGATCATGGGCCGCACCGAGGTGCGGCACGAGGCGTTCGAGGTGCTGATGGATTCGCGCGCGCAGCCGGAGTGGCTGGCATGA
- a CDS encoding NUDIX hydrolase has product MAERNETGRPQPWPVIGQEHKGDFEIFSARAIRARSPDDGSEYTFHIADAPDAVTVIAITSNDELVMVRQWRHPVQRVTLETPSGIIDEGETPEEAAARELREETGYAGDDPECIGCVVLNPSWQTTRVYATVVRNARRAGERDLDEGEDTRVCLLKLGEVRRRVLEGEIDTSSVVAALALWDWRTGATGAGAGGENRGAENR; this is encoded by the coding sequence GTGGCGGAGCGCAACGAAACGGGAAGGCCGCAGCCGTGGCCGGTCATCGGCCAGGAGCACAAGGGCGATTTCGAGATCTTCAGCGCCCGGGCCATCCGCGCCCGGTCGCCGGACGACGGCTCGGAGTACACCTTCCACATCGCCGACGCGCCGGACGCGGTGACGGTCATCGCCATCACCTCGAACGACGAGCTGGTGATGGTGCGGCAGTGGCGGCACCCGGTGCAGCGCGTGACGCTGGAAACGCCCAGCGGCATCATCGACGAGGGCGAGACACCGGAGGAAGCCGCCGCCCGCGAGCTGCGCGAAGAAACCGGGTACGCGGGCGACGACCCCGAGTGCATCGGCTGCGTGGTGCTCAACCCGTCGTGGCAAACCACTCGCGTGTACGCCACGGTGGTCCGCAACGCGCGCCGCGCCGGCGAGCGAGACCTGGACGAGGGCGAGGACACGCGCGTGTGCCTGCTGAAGCTCGGCGAGGTGAGGCGGCGCGTGCTGGAAGGCGAGATCGACACTTCCAGCGTGGTCGCCGCCCTGGCCCTGTGGGACTGGCGCACGGGCGCGACGGGAGCGGGGGCGGGCGGTGAGAACCGCGGGGCGGAAAACAGATGA
- a CDS encoding zinc-dependent metalloprotease: MKYSLTVVLAAALVAGCTPPRPPASGPTPAPGGAPGARTGAPAPDGADAGGDAGGGGGGGMRAARPRAYSSVITSEARSRRGMFGVHQVGDKLFFEIPRAELNKDMLLVGRYARAAATPPNLPPGQFGNYGGDQFVERTMRWERNGNRVILRSPQFDITADTSLSVYRAVESSNYAPIIAVLNVEAYGADSAAVVDVTRLFTTSVPEIAGIRGTIDASRSYVERAVAFPDNVEIEATQTGVPTPAGAGGSAPQGPNAPPRLAQSILAHWSLVRLPEVPMMPRRFDERVGFFSINQVDFGTDEHRSAQRRYITRYRLECSERREGDLCYPKKPIVYYVDPATPDRWKPFVRAGIIEWQQAFEAAGFKDGIIPGEVPANDPDWSPEDIRHTVVRWLPSTTENAVGPHVHDPRTGEILNGSVRMFHNILNLQRSWYFTQAAAIDPRARMLPMPDSLMGKLLQFVVAHEIGHTIGLQHDQIGSSTYPADSVRSPTWVAKMGHSPSIMDYSRFNYVAQPEDNIPLEHIIPRVGPYDRYAIMWGYKPIPGARTSDEERPTLERWSRMQDTVPWYRFSANNEYGAFGTQSEAVGDADPVKSTALGFRNIARVVGYIPGASTRPGEDNSDMRELYDRTVQQWSTEANHVATMVAGGTVQYKSGSQPGAVYAPMPAARQMEAVRFLNENVFRTPQYLIRPDIASRIEAGGMINRINAAQFRVLNTLLDDGRLNRLLEQEALGRTRDLVYPLANMLGDVRRGIWSEIGTARPVIDPYRRELQMDYLALIDRKLNPPETPAGATPQPQFPGAPRVFPLSEDAKSQLRGELVSLRTELTRSLPRAGDRATTLHLQGAINRISDILDPND; the protein is encoded by the coding sequence ATGAAGTACAGCCTTACCGTGGTACTGGCGGCCGCATTGGTGGCGGGGTGCACCCCACCCCGGCCGCCCGCGTCCGGCCCAACCCCCGCGCCCGGTGGTGCACCCGGCGCGCGCACCGGTGCACCCGCCCCGGACGGCGCCGATGCCGGCGGCGACGCGGGCGGCGGGGGAGGAGGAGGCATGCGCGCGGCGCGCCCCCGCGCCTACTCGTCGGTCATCACCTCCGAGGCGCGCTCGCGCCGCGGGATGTTCGGGGTGCACCAGGTGGGTGACAAGCTCTTCTTCGAAATCCCGCGGGCGGAGCTGAACAAGGACATGCTGCTGGTGGGGCGCTACGCCCGCGCCGCGGCCACCCCGCCCAACCTGCCCCCTGGGCAGTTCGGCAACTACGGCGGCGACCAGTTCGTAGAGCGCACCATGCGCTGGGAGCGCAACGGCAACCGGGTGATCCTCCGCTCGCCGCAGTTCGACATCACCGCCGACACCTCGCTCTCGGTGTACCGCGCCGTGGAGTCGTCGAACTACGCGCCCATCATCGCCGTGCTCAACGTGGAAGCGTACGGCGCCGACTCGGCCGCCGTGGTCGACGTCACGCGGCTCTTCACCACCAGCGTTCCGGAGATCGCCGGCATCCGCGGGACCATCGATGCTTCGCGGTCGTACGTGGAGCGCGCCGTCGCCTTCCCCGACAACGTGGAGATCGAGGCCACCCAGACCGGCGTGCCCACCCCCGCCGGTGCGGGCGGCTCGGCGCCGCAGGGGCCGAACGCCCCGCCGCGGCTGGCGCAGAGCATCCTGGCCCACTGGAGCCTGGTGCGCCTTCCCGAGGTGCCCATGATGCCGCGCCGCTTCGACGAGCGCGTCGGCTTCTTCTCCATCAACCAGGTGGACTTTGGCACCGACGAGCACCGCTCGGCCCAGCGGCGCTACATCACCCGCTACCGGCTGGAGTGCTCGGAGCGGCGCGAGGGCGACCTTTGCTACCCCAAGAAGCCCATCGTGTACTACGTGGACCCGGCGACGCCCGACCGTTGGAAGCCGTTCGTGCGCGCCGGGATCATCGAGTGGCAGCAGGCCTTCGAGGCCGCGGGGTTCAAGGACGGGATCATTCCGGGCGAGGTCCCGGCGAACGACCCCGACTGGTCGCCCGAGGACATCCGCCACACGGTGGTCCGCTGGCTTCCGTCCACCACCGAGAACGCGGTGGGCCCGCACGTGCACGACCCGCGCACGGGCGAGATCCTGAACGGCTCGGTGCGGATGTTCCACAACATCCTCAACCTGCAGCGCTCGTGGTACTTCACGCAGGCAGCGGCGATCGACCCGCGCGCCCGCATGCTTCCCATGCCGGACTCGCTGATGGGCAAGCTTCTGCAGTTCGTGGTGGCGCACGAGATCGGGCACACCATCGGCTTGCAGCACGACCAGATCGGCAGCTCCACGTACCCGGCGGACAGCGTGCGCAGCCCCACGTGGGTCGCCAAGATGGGGCACTCGCCCAGCATCATGGACTACTCGCGCTTCAACTACGTGGCGCAGCCGGAAGACAACATTCCGCTGGAGCACATCATTCCGCGGGTGGGGCCGTACGACCGCTACGCCATCATGTGGGGGTACAAGCCCATCCCCGGCGCGCGCACCAGCGACGAGGAGCGCCCCACGCTGGAGCGGTGGTCGCGGATGCAGGACACGGTGCCCTGGTACCGCTTCTCGGCCAACAATGAGTACGGCGCCTTCGGCACGCAGAGCGAGGCGGTGGGCGACGCGGACCCGGTGAAGTCCACGGCGCTCGGCTTCCGCAACATCGCCCGGGTCGTCGGCTACATCCCCGGCGCCAGCACGCGCCCGGGTGAGGACAACTCCGACATGCGCGAGCTGTACGACCGCACCGTGCAGCAGTGGTCCACCGAGGCCAACCACGTGGCGACGATGGTGGCCGGCGGAACCGTGCAGTACAAGTCGGGGAGCCAGCCCGGCGCGGTGTACGCGCCGATGCCGGCGGCGCGCCAGATGGAAGCGGTGCGGTTCCTCAACGAGAACGTCTTCCGCACCCCGCAGTACCTGATCCGGCCGGACATCGCCAGCCGCATCGAGGCGGGGGGGATGATCAACCGCATCAACGCCGCGCAGTTCCGCGTGCTGAACACCCTGCTGGACGACGGCCGGCTGAACCGCCTGCTGGAGCAGGAAGCCCTGGGCCGCACGCGCGACCTGGTGTACCCGCTGGCGAACATGCTGGGCGACGTGCGCCGCGGCATCTGGTCGGAGATCGGCACGGCGCGCCCGGTGATCGACCCGTACCGGCGCGAGCTCCAGATGGACTACCTGGCGCTGATCGACCGCAAGCTGAACCCGCCCGAGACCCCGGCCGGCGCCACGCCGCAGCCGCAGTTCCCGGGCGCGCCGCGCGTGTTTCCGCTGTCGGAAGACGCCAAGTCGCAGCTCCGCGGCGAGCTGGTGTCGCTGCGCACGGAGCTGACGCGCAGCCTGCCGCGCGCGGGCGACCGCGCCACCACGCTGCACCTGCAGGGCGCGATCAACCGGATCAGCGACATCCTGGACCCGAACGACTGA
- a CDS encoding NUDIX domain-containing protein, giving the protein MTKRANESAGMLLFRRGPDELEVFLAHPGGPFWKNKDAGAWTIPKGEVNEGEEPLAAARREFQEETGVVPAEPFLPLGAIRQKAGKTVHAWAWEGDADAEAVTSNEIRTEWPRGSGRWLTFPEVDRCAWFTPDAAREKINPAQAELIGRLQALLDAP; this is encoded by the coding sequence ATGACGAAGCGCGCGAACGAGAGCGCCGGGATGCTGCTGTTCCGGCGCGGTCCGGACGAGCTGGAAGTCTTTCTCGCCCACCCCGGCGGCCCGTTCTGGAAGAACAAGGACGCAGGCGCCTGGACCATTCCCAAAGGCGAGGTGAACGAGGGCGAAGAGCCGCTGGCGGCGGCGCGCCGCGAGTTCCAGGAAGAAACGGGGGTCGTGCCGGCCGAGCCGTTCCTGCCGCTGGGAGCCATCCGGCAGAAGGCGGGAAAGACGGTTCACGCCTGGGCGTGGGAGGGCGACGCAGACGCGGAGGCCGTCACCAGCAACGAGATCCGCACCGAGTGGCCGCGCGGCTCGGGCCGGTGGCTGACCTTTCCCGAAGTGGACCGCTGCGCCTGGTTCACGCCGGACGCCGCGCGCGAAAAGATCAACCCCGCGCAGGCCGAGCTGATCGGCCGGCTTCAGGCACTGCTGGACGCCCCGTGA
- a CDS encoding GNAT family N-acetyltransferase, with amino-acid sequence MFTLRLATPADLPAIRELIPRSVESLSAGFYTPEQVTSAICYVFGPDTQLIADGTYFVAEVEGDIVACGGWSWRRTLYGGDQMKAADDPPLDPAREAARIRAFFVHPAWARRGIASAIMKACVDAARAAGFRRLALMSTLPGAAVPRVRLRGWRAHHRYAPRRRRRALRTDGAGDRMTDSASDPELVQLLERTEDLESFLRFVSALERDFATHRGEWQNWKIHRYLEAAVAWARDSGQLPEPASWRSFAEFLYAGKVYE; translated from the coding sequence GTGTTCACCCTGCGCCTCGCCACACCCGCCGACCTGCCCGCCATCCGCGAACTGATCCCGCGATCGGTCGAATCGCTCAGCGCCGGCTTCTACACGCCGGAGCAGGTGACGAGCGCCATTTGCTACGTATTCGGGCCCGATACGCAGCTGATCGCCGACGGCACCTACTTCGTCGCGGAGGTGGAGGGCGACATCGTGGCCTGTGGCGGGTGGAGCTGGCGGCGGACGCTGTACGGCGGCGACCAGATGAAAGCGGCGGACGATCCACCGCTGGACCCCGCCCGCGAAGCCGCCCGCATCCGTGCCTTCTTCGTCCACCCGGCGTGGGCGCGGCGCGGCATCGCGTCCGCGATCATGAAGGCATGCGTCGACGCGGCGCGCGCGGCCGGCTTCCGGCGACTGGCCCTGATGTCCACTCTACCCGGAGCCGCTGTACCGCGCGTTCGGCTTCGCGGCTGGCGAGCGCATCACCGATACGCTCCCCGACGGCGTCGGCGTGCCCTTCGTACCGATGGAGCGGGAGATCGGATGACGGATTCCGCCAGCGATCCCGAGCTTGTTCAGCTACTCGAGCGCACAGAGGATCTGGAGTCGTTCCTGCGCTTCGTTTCCGCACTGGAGCGTGATTTCGCCACACATCGCGGGGAGTGGCAGAACTGGAAGATCCATAGGTATCTTGAAGCGGCGGTGGCGTGGGCGCGCGATTCGGGGCAGTTGCCGGAGCCTGCGTCGTGGCGCTCCTTCGCCGAATTCCTGTATGCAGGTAAAGTGTACGAGTAG
- a CDS encoding GNAT family N-acetyltransferase, with product MPVLAMPQRSADSPPISIRRGTPADAAALAEFAARTFQESFGVMNDPVEVAAYLRHAYGPAQQEAELRDPDHVTLLAERDGELAGYAQLRRFPTPPCVTGPHAVELRRFYVDAPFHGRGLAQQLMAEAVSTARGMGFATLWLAVWEHNPRGIAFYRNSGFTDVGWQPFLLGAEVQTDRVMARAIQE from the coding sequence ATGCCCGTACTCGCAATGCCCCAGCGCTCCGCCGATTCGCCTCCGATCTCCATCCGCCGCGGCACCCCGGCCGACGCCGCCGCGCTGGCCGAGTTTGCCGCGCGTACGTTCCAGGAAAGCTTCGGCGTGATGAACGACCCGGTCGAAGTCGCGGCGTACCTGCGCCACGCCTACGGCCCGGCACAGCAGGAGGCGGAGCTTCGTGATCCCGACCACGTCACGCTGCTCGCCGAACGGGACGGCGAATTGGCCGGATACGCGCAGCTCCGGCGCTTTCCCACGCCGCCCTGCGTCACGGGGCCGCACGCGGTGGAACTGCGCCGGTTCTACGTGGACGCGCCCTTCCACGGCCGGGGGCTGGCACAGCAGCTGATGGCGGAAGCCGTCTCCACGGCGCGCGGGATGGGCTTCGCCACCCTCTGGCTGGCCGTGTGGGAGCACAACCCGCGGGGAATCGCCTTCTACCGCAACAGCGGATTCACCGACGTGGGCTGGCAGCCGTTCCTGCTGGGCGCCGAGGTTCAAACGGACCGTGTGATGGCCCGGGCCATCCAGGAGTAG
- a CDS encoding DUF1028 domain-containing protein: MNRIAVLALLVAATPAAAQEPAAWGESLSFSTFSIAAVDPATGEVGVAVTTRVPCVGNAVPHVRAGVGAVATQATTRVEYGPQLLALLERGVAPEEALRQALAGDTLEARRQVGVIGRDGRSAQHTGTGTTAWAGHRAGRNFVTQGNLLVGPAVLDSVAAAFEASASSGRHLADRLIDALAAGQAAGGDARKGRAQSAAVVVADPRPGRSRRPDGTTADINVCEHAEPVAELRRIYNTISETLGFRTLQQQAGSDVWQLKLMLHALGHYRAAEPELARDSTAFVYTQEAVAAVDAFRRAEGLAGPDLGSPPGLVDGETVARLWAALERAGKADAVRRMIHDLTAVRR, translated from the coding sequence ATGAACCGGATTGCAGTCCTGGCGCTGCTCGTGGCCGCCACGCCCGCCGCCGCGCAGGAGCCCGCCGCCTGGGGAGAAAGCCTGAGCTTCAGCACCTTCTCCATCGCCGCGGTAGACCCCGCCACGGGTGAGGTGGGCGTTGCCGTCACCACGCGCGTGCCGTGCGTGGGCAACGCCGTGCCGCACGTGCGCGCCGGGGTGGGCGCCGTCGCCACGCAGGCCACCACGCGGGTGGAGTACGGGCCGCAGCTGCTGGCCCTGCTGGAGCGCGGGGTGGCGCCGGAGGAGGCGCTTCGCCAAGCGCTCGCGGGCGACACGCTGGAGGCGCGGCGGCAGGTGGGAGTGATCGGCCGCGACGGGCGCTCGGCGCAGCACACGGGAACGGGCACCACCGCGTGGGCCGGGCACCGCGCCGGCCGCAACTTCGTCACGCAGGGCAACCTGCTCGTGGGGCCGGCGGTGCTGGATTCCGTGGCGGCCGCCTTCGAGGCCAGCGCCTCCAGCGGCCGGCACCTGGCCGACCGGCTGATCGACGCCCTCGCGGCGGGGCAGGCGGCGGGCGGCGACGCGCGGAAGGGCCGCGCGCAGTCCGCTGCCGTCGTCGTCGCCGATCCCCGGCCCGGCCGCTCGCGCCGGCCCGACGGCACCACGGCGGACATCAACGTGTGCGAGCACGCCGAGCCGGTGGCCGAGCTGCGCCGCATCTACAACACCATTTCCGAGACGCTGGGATTCCGCACCCTGCAGCAGCAGGCCGGATCCGACGTGTGGCAGCTGAAGCTGATGCTGCACGCGCTGGGGCACTACCGGGCCGCGGAGCCGGAGCTGGCCCGCGACAGCACGGCGTTCGTCTACACGCAGGAGGCGGTGGCGGCGGTGGATGCCTTCCGCCGGGCGGAGGGGCTGGCGGGCCCCGACCTGGGCTCACCGCCGGGGCTGGTGGATGGGGAGACGGTGGCGCGGTTGTGGGCGGCGCTGGAGCGCGCCGGCAAGGCCGACGCGGTGCGGCGGATGATCCACGACCTCACGGCGGTGCGCCGCTGA
- a CDS encoding D-aminoacylase, translated as MMNRRTFLQAGAALALFPERRIWAAQPGSATHVLRGALLYDGTGAPPREADVALDGARIVGVGPRLQVGRVEETDLRGLALAPGFVDIHSHTDLNLLVNPRAESKVRQGVTTEVTGQDGGSIGPWTDAHYQEMRAEYRGRGLDLPFRDLAGFFGWMDEHGAAVHVASMVGHGTIRARVMGHQDRPATDAELRRMKDEVARAVAAGACGLSSGLEYTPGAFGSTAELVELATALAGTGLPYASHMRNEDDRLFAAVEEAIHVGRVAGVPVEISHLKAQGGRNWWKAGSTLHAIEQARAAGVDAAFDVYPYVAYSTGLANLFPVIARDGGTDAFLARLRDPAQRGRLERAVRDKIAQLGSWNSVQVTSTGSDALAWARGRRLGDLATERGVEPFALLVQLIVEDRNRAGMVGFGMSEENVERSLAHPLSAVCSDGGAWAPYGPLSTGVPHPRTYGTFPRVLGRYVRERKLMPLETAIHKMTALPASRVGLHDRGTVTPGAGADLVAFDPDTVIDQATFERPHQYPLGIPHVWVNGVAVIRGGEHTGARPGRSARPTPRPG; from the coding sequence ATGATGAACCGACGCACTTTCCTGCAGGCCGGGGCCGCCCTCGCGCTCTTCCCCGAGCGGAGGATCTGGGCGGCGCAGCCCGGGTCCGCCACGCACGTGCTTCGCGGCGCCCTGCTGTACGACGGCACCGGCGCGCCGCCGCGCGAGGCCGACGTGGCGCTGGACGGCGCACGCATCGTGGGCGTCGGGCCGCGGCTGCAGGTGGGGCGCGTGGAAGAGACGGACCTGCGGGGGCTGGCGCTGGCCCCCGGCTTCGTCGACATCCACTCGCACACCGACCTGAACCTGCTGGTGAACCCACGCGCTGAGAGCAAGGTGCGGCAGGGAGTCACGACGGAGGTCACCGGCCAGGACGGCGGCTCCATCGGCCCGTGGACGGACGCCCACTACCAGGAGATGCGGGCGGAGTACCGGGGCCGCGGGTTGGACCTTCCCTTCCGCGACCTGGCCGGGTTCTTCGGGTGGATGGACGAGCACGGGGCGGCCGTGCACGTGGCCAGCATGGTGGGCCACGGAACCATCCGCGCCCGGGTGATGGGCCACCAGGACCGCCCCGCGACGGACGCCGAGCTCCGCCGGATGAAGGACGAGGTGGCGCGCGCGGTGGCGGCTGGTGCCTGCGGCCTTTCCAGCGGGCTGGAGTACACACCCGGCGCCTTCGGGAGCACGGCGGAACTGGTGGAGCTCGCCACGGCGCTCGCGGGCACGGGCCTGCCGTACGCGTCGCACATGCGCAACGAGGACGACCGGCTGTTCGCCGCCGTCGAAGAGGCCATCCACGTAGGGCGCGTGGCCGGGGTGCCGGTGGAGATCTCGCACCTCAAGGCGCAGGGCGGGCGCAACTGGTGGAAGGCGGGCTCCACGCTTCACGCCATCGAGCAGGCGCGCGCCGCGGGGGTGGACGCCGCGTTCGACGTGTACCCGTACGTGGCCTACAGCACGGGGCTGGCGAACCTCTTCCCGGTCATCGCGCGCGATGGCGGAACGGATGCCTTTCTCGCCCGCCTGCGCGACCCGGCCCAGCGCGGCCGGCTGGAGCGCGCCGTCCGCGACAAGATCGCGCAGCTGGGCAGCTGGAACTCGGTCCAGGTGACCTCCACCGGCTCCGACGCCCTCGCCTGGGCGCGAGGCCGCAGGCTGGGAGACCTGGCGACGGAGCGCGGCGTGGAGCCGTTCGCCCTGCTCGTGCAGCTGATCGTGGAGGACCGCAACCGGGCGGGGATGGTGGGCTTCGGGATGAGCGAGGAAAACGTGGAGCGCAGCCTGGCTCATCCGCTCTCCGCCGTCTGTTCGGACGGGGGAGCGTGGGCGCCCTACGGCCCGCTCTCCACCGGCGTTCCCCATCCGCGAACGTACGGCACCTTCCCGCGCGTGCTGGGCCGCTACGTCCGCGAGCGCAAGCTGATGCCGCTGGAAACGGCGATCCACAAGATGACGGCGCTCCCGGCCAGCCGGGTGGGGCTTCACGACCGCGGCACCGTAACCCCGGGCGCGGGGGCGGACCTGGTGGCGTTCGATCCGGACACGGTCATCGACCAGGCCACGTTTGAGCGGCCCCACCAGTACCCGCTGGGCATTCCGCACGTGTGGGTGAACGGGGTCGCTGTCATCCGCGGCGGCGAGCACACCGGCGCGCGCCCCGGCCGCAGCGCCCGTCCGACGCCGCGTCCGGGGTGA
- a CDS encoding CbbQ/NirQ/NorQ/GpvN family protein, with product MSAEARALRPAPAAEPFYVPSGDEVVLFERCHARGLPVMLKGPTGCGKTRFVEHVAWRLGRPLVTVACHDDLSASDLTGRFLIRGGETVWVDGPLTTAARAGAICYLDEVVEARQDTVVVIHPLTDDRRLLPIDKTGEIIEAAPGFQLVISYNPGYQHAMKDLKPSTRQRFVALEFDFPPADREAEIVAHEGGVDAGVARRLVRLAAAVRRLRDQGLAEVPSTRLLVATARLMAGGIGAEAACRAAFVAPLTDDPDLVAAISDLVAATL from the coding sequence ATGTCCGCAGAAGCCCGCGCCCTTCGCCCCGCCCCGGCCGCCGAGCCCTTCTACGTCCCCAGCGGCGACGAGGTGGTGCTCTTCGAGCGCTGCCACGCGCGCGGACTTCCGGTGATGCTGAAGGGGCCTACCGGGTGCGGCAAGACGCGCTTCGTGGAGCACGTGGCGTGGCGCCTGGGGCGACCGCTGGTGACGGTGGCGTGCCACGACGACCTGTCCGCCAGCGACCTGACGGGGCGCTTCCTGATCCGCGGCGGCGAAACGGTGTGGGTGGACGGGCCGCTGACGACGGCGGCGCGCGCCGGCGCCATCTGCTACCTGGACGAGGTGGTGGAGGCGCGGCAGGACACGGTGGTGGTGATCCATCCGTTGACCGATGACCGGCGGCTCCTTCCCATCGACAAGACGGGGGAAATCATCGAGGCGGCGCCCGGGTTTCAGCTGGTGATCTCGTACAATCCCGGGTACCAGCACGCCATGAAGGACCTGAAGCCCAGCACCCGCCAGCGCTTCGTCGCCCTGGAGTTCGATTTTCCCCCGGCGGACCGCGAGGCGGAGATCGTGGCGCACGAGGGCGGCGTGGACGCGGGCGTGGCGAGGCGGCTCGTGCGCCTGGCCGCCGCGGTGCGCCGCCTGCGCGACCAGGGGCTGGCGGAGGTTCCCAGCACGCGCCTGCTGGTGGCCACCGCGCGGCTGATGGCGGGCGGAATCGGCGCGGAAGCGGCGTGCCGGGCCGCGTTCGTGGCGCCCCTCACCGACGATCCCGACCTGGTGGCCGCCATCTCCGACCTGGTTGCCGCCACCCTCTGA